A section of the Patescibacteria group bacterium genome encodes:
- a CDS encoding ElyC/SanA/YdcF family protein → MKTFLKIVILLTVVAMLAAGGLAYSVRTEYSYKIYDSIESLPENSVMVVLGASVKRDKTPSDALEDRLETAVRAWRAQKTEKIILSGDDGRWAQPEIQAMVLYMYDNGVPDEMLLVDGNNARTFDSCYRLKNELGQNKVVLVTQNFHLPRALYLCNKIGLDAWGISVDIRSYQKIAWFTMRDWMASLLAFWDIYMRKAPTYLQ, encoded by the coding sequence ATGAAAACATTTCTTAAAATCGTAATTTTACTGACCGTGGTGGCGATGCTCGCGGCCGGAGGTCTGGCCTACAGCGTGCGGACTGAATATTCGTATAAGATTTACGACAGCATTGAATCACTGCCCGAGAATTCGGTAATGGTGGTCCTTGGTGCGAGTGTAAAACGCGACAAAACGCCGAGCGATGCGCTGGAAGACAGGCTTGAGACCGCGGTGCGGGCGTGGCGGGCGCAAAAGACCGAAAAAATCATTTTGAGCGGCGATGACGGCCGTTGGGCGCAGCCCGAGATCCAGGCCATGGTCCTTTATATGTATGATAACGGCGTGCCGGATGAAATGCTGCTGGTTGACGGCAATAACGCGCGGACGTTTGACAGCTGCTACCGCCTGAAGAACGAACTGGGCCAGAATAAGGTTGTTCTGGTAACGCAGAATTTCCATCTGCCGCGCGCCCTTTATTTGTGCAATAAAATCGGATTGGATGCGTGGGGAATCAGCGTCGACATCCGGTCTTATCAAAAAATCGCCTGGTTCACCATGAGGGACTGGATGGCGAGTCTTCTCGCATTTTGGGATATTTATATGAGAAAAGCACCGACATATTTACAATAG
- the uvrB gene encoding excinuclease ABC subunit UvrB, producing MNFKLKSKYKPSGDQPQAIEKLAAGVARGMRYQTLLGVTGSGKTFTVANVIARVKKPTLVIAHNKTLAAQLCNEYREFFPENAVEYFVSYYDYYQPEAYLPHTDTYIEKEADINDEIDRLRHAATQALLTRRDVIIVASVSCIYGLGAPETYEKVVLKIETGRAMERTKLMRELIKLQFNRTNADVKRGQFRARGNIFEIMPVNQEIIFRVELGTDEVADIQAIDPVSRKRRESLKEAWIFPAKHFITLGPDKARALKEIRAEMEERLKYFNKNGLLLEAERLERRTRYDLEMMNEIGYCSGIENYSRHLAGRKAGEPPDTLISYFPEDFLMVIDESHVTVPQVGGMYNGDRSRKKALIDHGFRLPSAYDNRPLTFSEFEKKILNCIFTSATPGPYEMKVSGKIVEQIIRPTGLVDPEVTVRPVTAKGKNKSQVEDLINEVKERTRLKERSLVTTLTKKMAEDLSDYLLEQGIKAKYLHSGIDTLERIRILTSFRKGQFDCLVGVNLLREGLDLPEVTLVAIMDADKEGFLRSATSLVQTIGRAARNVRGEVILYADEITGSMRQALGETNRRRKKQAAYNKKYGITPRTIKKKIKDITKILGLEERDVKDILGMEIAAEIRSISEIIADKERQMKEAAAELQFELAAVLRDEIKVLKKKQ from the coding sequence ATGAATTTTAAGCTGAAATCAAAATACAAGCCTTCGGGCGACCAGCCTCAGGCCATTGAAAAATTGGCCGCCGGCGTGGCGCGGGGAATGCGCTATCAAACCCTGCTCGGAGTGACCGGCTCGGGCAAGACTTTTACCGTGGCGAACGTGATCGCGCGCGTCAAGAAGCCGACGCTCGTGATCGCGCACAATAAGACCCTGGCCGCCCAGCTCTGCAACGAATACCGCGAATTTTTTCCGGAAAACGCGGTGGAGTATTTTGTTTCCTATTATGATTATTACCAGCCGGAAGCATATCTGCCTCATACCGATACATATATTGAGAAGGAAGCGGATATTAACGATGAGATCGATCGCCTGCGCCACGCGGCCACCCAGGCCCTGCTGACGCGCAGGGATGTGATTATCGTGGCTTCGGTATCATGCATTTACGGCCTGGGCGCGCCGGAAACTTACGAAAAGGTTGTTTTGAAAATTGAAACCGGCCGGGCCATGGAACGGACTAAATTGATGCGTGAGTTAATCAAATTGCAATTTAATCGGACCAACGCTGACGTAAAGCGCGGACAGTTCCGGGCGCGCGGCAATATTTTTGAAATAATGCCGGTCAATCAGGAGATAATCTTCCGCGTTGAACTGGGGACGGACGAGGTTGCGGATATCCAGGCTATTGATCCGGTGTCGCGCAAAAGGCGCGAATCGCTCAAAGAGGCGTGGATTTTTCCGGCCAAGCATTTTATTACCCTGGGGCCGGATAAAGCGCGGGCACTGAAGGAGATTCGCGCCGAAATGGAAGAGCGTCTGAAATATTTTAATAAAAACGGTTTGTTGCTCGAGGCCGAGCGGCTGGAGCGCCGTACCAGATACGATCTGGAGATGATGAACGAGATCGGTTACTGCTCGGGCATTGAAAATTATTCTCGGCATCTCGCCGGACGCAAGGCCGGAGAACCGCCGGATACTTTGATTTCCTATTTTCCCGAAGATTTCCTGATGGTAATCGACGAATCGCACGTCACGGTGCCGCAGGTCGGCGGCATGTATAACGGCGACCGTTCGCGCAAAAAAGCTTTGATTGATCACGGATTCCGCCTGCCGAGCGCGTACGACAATCGGCCGCTGACATTCTCTGAATTTGAGAAAAAAATTCTGAATTGTATTTTTACCTCCGCAACTCCCGGTCCGTACGAGATGAAGGTGAGCGGCAAGATTGTTGAACAAATTATCCGTCCGACTGGGCTCGTTGATCCCGAGGTGACGGTGCGGCCGGTGACCGCCAAGGGTAAGAACAAAAGCCAGGTTGAAGATCTGATCAATGAGGTAAAAGAGAGAACGCGTCTCAAGGAGCGTTCATTGGTGACAACTCTCACTAAAAAAATGGCCGAGGATTTATCCGACTACCTGCTCGAGCAGGGAATTAAAGCAAAGTATCTGCACAGCGGCATTGACACCCTGGAGCGCATCCGTATTTTGACGAGTTTCCGCAAGGGCCAGTTTGACTGTCTGGTTGGCGTTAATCTTCTGCGTGAAGGATTGGATTTGCCCGAGGTGACCTTGGTCGCAATTATGGACGCGGATAAGGAAGGATTTCTGCGCTCCGCGACTTCACTTGTCCAGACAATCGGCCGAGCGGCCCGCAATGTGCGCGGAGAGGTCATTCTATACGCCGATGAGATAACCGGTTCCATGCGCCAGGCGCTGGGGGAAACCAACCGGCGCCGCAAAAAACAGGCCGCCTACAATAAAAAATACGGCATCACGCCGCGTACTATTAAGAAGAAAATCAAAGATATCACAAAGATACTGGGCCTTGAAGAAAGGGACGTGAAGGATATTTTAGGTATGGAAATCGCGGCCGAGATCCGCAGTATTTCGGAAATTATCGCTGACAAGGAGCGGCAGATGAAAGAAGCGGCGGCTGAGCTGCAGTTTGAACTCGCGGCGGTTTTACGCGATGAAATTAAAGTGCTCAAAAAGAAGCAATGA
- a CDS encoding MBL fold metallo-hydrolase, with protein sequence MKLTFLGAAGEVTGSCYLVEAAGKKFLVECGMFQGERYSDLRNHEPFPFDPTKIDWVIITHSHIDHTGRIPRLVREGFRGPIFSTAPTCRLNELMWMDSVNVMEMGRKYYGQEPLYHEADVKRAVNLFDCADYRRIIEPEPGIFFEFYDAGHIFGSAFVLVKTEGKTVIFSGDIGNDGVPIIKDTMPRPGCDFLLLESTYGDRLHEPAPGREEKLQEVILRTVKRGGALLIPAFSIERTQEILYELNGMVENNKIPSVPIFVDSPLAIRSLEVYRDYIRYYDNDALGLQKTGDDIFDFKNLHETLSVDESKKINDIKPPMVIIAGSGMMTGGRIQFHLERHLQDPNSTLLIVSYQASGTLGRRISEGARHVEIHGRAISVKAEVVALDSYSAHGDQNKLINWVKNADTMPKQIFCVHGDEAASRALAARLRDELGLDAAVPAFGQTIEF encoded by the coding sequence ATGAAACTCACTTTCTTGGGCGCGGCCGGCGAGGTGACGGGCTCGTGTTATCTCGTGGAGGCGGCCGGTAAAAAGTTTTTGGTCGAGTGCGGCATGTTTCAGGGCGAGCGGTATTCGGATTTGCGTAATCACGAACCGTTTCCGTTTGATCCCACGAAAATTGATTGGGTAATTATCACTCATTCGCACATCGATCATACCGGGCGTATTCCCCGGTTGGTTCGCGAGGGATTTCGCGGGCCGATTTTTTCAACCGCGCCGACCTGTCGGCTCAATGAACTGATGTGGATGGATAGCGTCAATGTCATGGAAATGGGTAGGAAGTATTACGGCCAGGAGCCGCTGTATCATGAAGCGGATGTAAAGCGTGCGGTTAATCTTTTTGATTGTGCGGATTACCGGCGGATCATTGAGCCCGAACCGGGAATATTTTTTGAGTTTTATGACGCCGGACACATTTTTGGTTCGGCGTTTGTTTTGGTCAAGACCGAAGGGAAAACCGTGATTTTTTCCGGGGACATCGGAAACGACGGGGTGCCGATTATTAAAGATACCATGCCGCGGCCGGGCTGCGATTTTTTGCTTTTGGAATCAACCTACGGCGACCGTTTGCATGAGCCGGCGCCGGGACGTGAAGAGAAATTGCAAGAGGTGATACTCCGAACTGTGAAGCGCGGAGGCGCGCTTTTGATACCGGCCTTTTCCATTGAGCGCACGCAGGAGATTTTATATGAGCTCAATGGCATGGTGGAAAATAATAAAATTCCAAGCGTGCCGATTTTTGTGGACAGTCCGCTCGCGATTCGTTCGCTCGAGGTTTATCGCGACTACATCAGATATTATGACAATGACGCGCTTGGACTGCAAAAAACCGGAGATGATATCTTTGATTTTAAGAATTTGCACGAAACGCTGAGCGTGGATGAATCCAAAAAAATTAATGACATTAAGCCGCCGATGGTGATCATTGCGGGTAGCGGCATGATGACCGGTGGCCGCATCCAGTTCCATCTGGAGCGCCATCTCCAGGATCCGAATAGCACCCTGCTCATTGTGTCATATCAGGCGAGCGGCACGCTCGGCCGGAGAATCAGCGAGGGTGCCCGGCACGTGGAGATTCACGGTCGGGCAATCAGCGTGAAGGCCGAGGTCGTGGCCCTGGATTCCTATTCCGCGCATGGCGATCAGAACAAGCTGATAAATTGGGTAAAAAACGCGGATACAATGCCAAAGCAGATTTTTTGCGTACATGGAGATGAAGCGGCGAGCCGGGCCTTGGCGGCCAGACTGCGCGACGAGCTCGGGCTCGATGCCGCGGTGCCGGCATTTGGGCAGACAATTGAATTTTAG
- a CDS encoding SH3 domain-containing protein has translation MRIFVICAILFAAMAVVANPVRAGECCGCDPIYDRNENGEVIISAYVRDFPCTTDSKILTTVVKGSVISVIGYTDGWNNVRLSNGTEGWVGAALMQSTSKALTTTGSTGSSGASTETAASLARYKGYIFLDVQSHGEAYYYYPVNLRRYYLGRAADAFDIMRKLGLGATHSFISNTTYFPDYVVGRILLDVQSHGEAYYIYPKDKKKYYLGRPEDAYNIMRTLGLGITSENLGKISTASIQ, from the coding sequence ATGAGAATATTTGTGATTTGTGCGATTTTATTCGCCGCTATGGCGGTTGTGGCCAATCCGGTCCGGGCAGGCGAGTGTTGCGGATGCGATCCGATTTACGACAGAAATGAAAACGGAGAAGTGATTATCTCTGCGTATGTGCGCGATTTTCCATGCACTACCGATTCAAAGATACTTACCACGGTGGTAAAGGGCAGCGTGATTAGTGTCATTGGTTATACCGACGGTTGGAATAATGTCCGATTGTCAAACGGAACCGAGGGCTGGGTCGGCGCGGCGCTGATGCAGTCAACCTCAAAGGCGCTTACCACGACCGGTTCAACCGGTTCGTCCGGGGCATCGACAGAAACCGCCGCGAGTCTGGCGCGGTATAAGGGTTATATTTTTCTTGATGTGCAGAGCCATGGCGAGGCATATTATTACTATCCGGTTAATCTGAGGCGGTATTATCTCGGACGGGCGGCGGATGCTTTTGATATCATGCGCAAGCTCGGACTCGGCGCCACGCACAGTTTTATCTCGAACACCACTTATTTTCCTGATTACGTAGTCGGTCGAATCTTATTGGATGTGCAATCCCACGGCGAAGCTTATTATATTTATCCTAAGGATAAGAAAAAATATTATCTCGGACGGCCGGAAGATGCATATAATATCATGAGAACGCTTGGGTTGGGCATCACGTCTGAAAATCTCGGCAAGATTTCAACTGCCAGTATTCAATAA
- the typA gene encoding translational GTPase TypA → MEIRNIAIIAHVDHGKTRLTDALMRQTGMVSDDETSMDSNALEKERGITIYSKNTSVFYRGTKINIVDTPGHADFGSEVERVLRSIDSVLLLVDAQEGPMPQTKFVLKKSLALGLKPIVVINKIDKLAARPDWTHEKILELFMDLGATDEQLDFTTVYAIAKQGIAKMNLADESSDLTPLLDTILEKVMPAEAEVDLPLAFQPFNLAYDNYLGRMGIGRVYQGAAHVGDNVFVKKHTGEIVPGEITKLFTFEGVVRKEVSEVTAGDIVMIAGLPQIYIGDTVCRDPDQKLLAAIKIDDPTISLNFLVNNSPFAGREGRFVTSRQIKERLEKELEVNVGLKIDFSPVESYKVYGRGELHIAILLENMRREGFELQVSQPQVIVKEENDVRLEPFEEVTIDINSDAVGTVIEKMSKRKGKMLEMRPEQNHTRLIFEIPTRGMLGYRSEFIVDTRGEGILCSEFIGFKPHVGEIEKRDVGSMISGETGKVLAYSLANLENRGALFVKPNVEVYEGQVIGNTAKGDDMTVNPIKGKHLTNMRSSSSDIAIQLDPPVELTLERGLEIMAEDEYMEITPQSVRLRKQLLTDTDRIRASRRRAGGSR, encoded by the coding sequence ATGGAAATACGCAATATCGCGATCATCGCCCATGTTGACCATGGCAAGACGCGCCTGACCGACGCGCTGATGCGTCAGACCGGCATGGTGAGCGATGATGAAACCAGCATGGATTCAAACGCTCTTGAGAAAGAGCGCGGTATTACTATCTATTCAAAAAATACGTCGGTTTTTTACAGGGGTACAAAAATTAATATCGTGGATACTCCGGGACATGCGGATTTCGGTTCCGAGGTGGAGCGCGTTCTGCGCTCCATTGATTCCGTGCTTTTACTCGTGGACGCGCAGGAGGGTCCGATGCCCCAGACAAAGTTTGTTTTAAAAAAATCTTTGGCCCTTGGCCTGAAGCCGATTGTGGTAATTAACAAAATTGACAAACTGGCGGCGCGGCCTGACTGGACGCATGAAAAAATTCTGGAATTATTTATGGATTTGGGTGCGACCGATGAGCAGCTTGATTTCACCACGGTCTATGCCATCGCTAAGCAGGGGATCGCTAAGATGAATCTCGCGGATGAGTCAAGCGATTTGACTCCGCTTCTGGATACGATTTTGGAAAAGGTGATGCCGGCCGAGGCGGAGGTTGATCTGCCTCTTGCTTTTCAGCCGTTTAATTTGGCGTACGATAATTATCTCGGCCGCATGGGTATCGGCAGGGTATATCAGGGCGCGGCGCATGTCGGTGACAATGTTTTTGTCAAAAAGCACACCGGCGAAATAGTACCTGGAGAGATCACCAAGCTTTTTACTTTTGAGGGCGTGGTCAGAAAAGAGGTATCCGAGGTTACGGCCGGAGACATCGTTATGATCGCCGGATTGCCGCAGATATATATTGGCGACACGGTCTGCCGTGATCCGGACCAGAAATTGCTCGCCGCCATAAAAATCGATGACCCGACAATTTCTTTGAATTTTTTGGTTAATAATTCGCCGTTTGCCGGACGCGAGGGTCGATTCGTTACCAGCCGGCAAATCAAGGAGCGTCTGGAAAAAGAACTTGAAGTGAACGTGGGTTTGAAAATCGATTTTTCGCCGGTTGAGTCGTACAAGGTTTACGGACGGGGCGAATTGCACATCGCCATACTTTTGGAAAATATGCGCCGCGAGGGTTTTGAACTTCAGGTTTCACAGCCGCAGGTTATTGTTAAAGAAGAAAATGACGTCCGCCTAGAACCGTTCGAGGAGGTGACAATTGATATTAATTCAGATGCGGTCGGTACGGTGATTGAAAAAATGTCAAAGCGGAAAGGCAAGATGCTGGAAATGCGGCCCGAGCAAAATCATACACGTTTGATTTTTGAAATACCGACGCGGGGCATGCTGGGCTACCGCAGTGAATTCATCGTGGATACGCGCGGCGAGGGGATTCTGTGCAGTGAATTTATCGGCTTTAAACCGCATGTCGGAGAAATCGAGAAGCGCGATGTGGGTTCAATGATCTCTGGAGAAACCGGTAAGGTACTGGCCTATTCGCTCGCCAATCTGGAAAACCGCGGGGCCCTGTTCGTAAAGCCGAACGTGGAGGTGTACGAGGGCCAGGTTATCGGCAATACGGCCAAGGGCGATGATATGACGGTTAATCCAATCAAGGGCAAGCATCTGACCAATATGCGTTCATCGAGTTCGGATATCGCGATTCAGCTCGATCCGCCGGTGGAATTGACCCTGGAACGCGGCCTGGAAATCATGGCCGAAGACGAGTATATGGAGATAACGCCGCAGAGCGTTCGTTTGCGCAAGCAGCTGCTGACGGACACGGACAGGATCCGGGCGTCGCGGCGGAGGGCAGGAGGATCGCGATGA
- a CDS encoding cold shock domain-containing protein: MQGTIKTLTGKGFGFIAREGEEKDLFFHSKELIGVTFDELKVGDVVTFELIDTEKGPAATKVSRA; this comes from the coding sequence ATGCAAGGCACGATTAAGACTCTTACAGGCAAGGGATTCGGATTCATCGCCCGCGAAGGCGAGGAAAAGGATCTGTTTTTCCACTCAAAGGAATTAATCGGTGTTACGTTTGATGAATTGAAGGTCGGCGATGTCGTCACCTTTGAACTCATTGACACCGAAAAAGGCCCGGCCGCGACCAAGGTATCGCGCGCCTAA
- a CDS encoding P-loop NTPase fold protein translates to MPEELKFKFLKDVPLGNGQDGIFGFYHENVAPAMKEILENDSCVHTIGLFSRWGTGKSTIIEMIRHDLQSPMFVFDAWKYQEDSLRRIFLIELVNFLISQKQLSPEDKKILDPLYKSTEESCEITTAEMQVSSAGWLKKVWLLLKTNWLLVLSLILVIGWVILNLIFKNNNLIIQTIKDFAAVVASFSVLALFFKPLLEKVWERSVEKFLSSLNPLASIKTRVEKEERLNSPEQFEALFRLILQKVNKKVVIVFDNIDRVQGDAAIKILSAIKTFLDPAGVAGLVFIVPCDSEAIISQIKSFYGGQDDEDFDPSEYLRKLFNVVIWTPEFIEADLHAYIKKLINDTGEIKSLLQGQDSEDIVYVISNAFSNNPREIKQFINNLIAALVLASKTEVWQRIKDNIAYLAKVLVLRQKFTPAYHRLKDKWFEPENILKDKDSADLRNFMLNTSRITVSNARPFIYFKEPTIYQSLNNSEEMILSLAEGNKDKFKELASAETNKGSLVDFIRHLLREYRSQRDILLKIFTTHLEAFHELGISSSTKVYYESLARVLDADLWQFFTQLQTNLVFSDLITKQELDVQFRAPLIKRYVLAVGTEEVRKPNMGSILKDILTNLKQNASLIADEDKIQIVKFIDENFSTNFDIISLFGTLEEQTTFISPQAFDKFIANFNRDSLSGQITIIKQFKEYISEKNKFNIILQKITEVINKETTESPDYRAEKETLFATCGDIFSEFQDQFKIVDDGTKIQLTKNFIQAFNSIGAWDNRTGLVNNLRWISFYVPEAQQNELVAQINGYFQNAGAAKIGLVFDYWKKETAEKFLSTYFKPLLSRSMSDDVLLEIVYKKADKDKKIELLKNIINQKGANSLNFIKSLGDNLPDRQMVVKSLLAKVTSIPFGEQIAVYDYLPIQLSKNDPVDLKDQAVTQIKNLIKSDALASQEAGFNFLIKSDFLGEEKKREIGKEILDWLRQPGKILTSAHHFALKTVSSLTGIMQETPVKDFVYVLFDMLRPDRDKNSLQTSLGILDEVKPTYPAYEKDFKDLLARLKDWPEGENKAFVVERIKGLKVSNPKKEEKDFWKEVESLTAEKEPTNT, encoded by the coding sequence ATGCCCGAAGAACTAAAATTTAAATTTTTGAAAGATGTCCCGCTTGGTAATGGTCAAGATGGTATTTTTGGCTTTTATCATGAGAACGTTGCTCCAGCTATGAAAGAGATACTAGAAAACGATTCTTGTGTTCATACCATCGGACTTTTTAGTAGGTGGGGTACGGGCAAAAGTACAATCATTGAAATGATACGTCACGATCTACAAAGCCCGATGTTTGTTTTTGATGCATGGAAATATCAGGAAGATTCGTTACGCAGAATTTTTTTGATCGAATTAGTAAACTTTCTGATTAGTCAAAAACAACTTTCGCCCGAGGATAAAAAAATACTTGACCCTCTTTATAAATCAACAGAGGAAAGTTGCGAAATAACGACGGCCGAAATGCAAGTAAGCTCTGCCGGATGGCTTAAAAAAGTTTGGTTGTTGTTAAAAACAAACTGGCTTTTAGTCTTATCTCTGATTTTAGTAATCGGATGGGTAATTTTAAATTTGATTTTCAAAAATAATAATCTGATTATTCAAACAATTAAAGATTTTGCGGCCGTTGTAGCTTCATTCTCTGTTCTAGCTCTCTTTTTTAAGCCTTTACTGGAGAAAGTTTGGGAACGCTCGGTCGAAAAGTTTTTATCTTCGTTAAATCCACTTGCCTCTATTAAAACAAGGGTTGAAAAAGAGGAACGGTTAAACTCCCCGGAGCAATTTGAAGCTCTGTTTAGACTGATACTTCAAAAAGTTAATAAAAAAGTTGTAATAGTTTTTGATAACATTGATCGTGTTCAGGGTGATGCGGCAATAAAAATTCTTTCTGCTATCAAAACGTTCCTTGATCCGGCCGGTGTTGCTGGACTTGTTTTTATAGTTCCCTGCGATTCAGAAGCCATTATTAGCCAAATCAAAAGTTTTTATGGTGGTCAGGATGATGAAGATTTTGACCCTTCAGAATATCTTAGAAAGCTATTTAATGTTGTAATTTGGACGCCCGAATTTATTGAAGCCGATCTTCACGCATATATTAAAAAACTGATTAATGATACCGGCGAAATAAAAAGTTTACTCCAAGGTCAAGATTCAGAGGATATTGTTTATGTGATTAGCAATGCTTTTTCTAACAATCCTCGTGAGATTAAACAGTTTATAAATAATTTAATAGCAGCATTAGTCTTAGCTTCTAAAACGGAGGTATGGCAAAGGATTAAAGACAATATCGCTTATTTAGCAAAAGTATTGGTGCTTAGACAAAAATTTACACCCGCTTATCATCGATTAAAGGATAAATGGTTTGAACCAGAAAACATTCTAAAAGATAAAGATTCTGCTGATTTACGTAACTTCATGTTAAATACGAGCCGTATTACCGTTTCTAACGCCCGCCCGTTTATCTATTTCAAAGAACCGACCATTTATCAATCTCTCAACAATTCAGAGGAAATGATACTGAGTTTGGCCGAGGGCAACAAAGATAAATTTAAGGAACTTGCCTCGGCGGAAACCAATAAAGGATCATTAGTTGATTTTATCCGTCATCTCTTGCGTGAGTATAGGAGCCAGAGAGATATATTGCTTAAAATATTTACTACTCACTTAGAGGCTTTCCACGAATTGGGGATTTCGTCTTCGACTAAAGTATATTACGAATCCCTTGCTCGTGTTTTAGATGCTGATCTATGGCAATTTTTCACTCAGCTCCAAACTAACTTAGTTTTTTCTGACCTTATTACGAAGCAGGAACTAGATGTCCAGTTCCGCGCACCCTTAATTAAGCGCTATGTTTTGGCCGTGGGAACAGAAGAGGTTCGTAAGCCAAATATGGGGTCAATATTAAAAGATATTCTTACGAACTTAAAACAAAACGCTTCATTAATAGCAGATGAAGATAAAATTCAGATCGTTAAGTTTATTGATGAGAATTTTTCAACAAATTTCGATATTATATCGCTATTTGGCACACTTGAAGAACAGACGACCTTTATTTCTCCCCAGGCGTTTGACAAATTTATCGCTAATTTCAACCGAGATAGTCTATCGGGACAGATTACAATAATTAAGCAGTTTAAGGAATACATTTCAGAGAAGAACAAGTTTAATATAATTCTGCAAAAAATTACTGAAGTAATAAATAAAGAGACTACCGAGAGTCCAGACTACCGCGCAGAAAAAGAAACTTTATTCGCTACTTGCGGGGATATATTTAGTGAATTTCAGGATCAGTTTAAGATTGTTGATGACGGCACTAAAATTCAGCTTACAAAGAATTTTATCCAGGCGTTTAATAGTATTGGGGCTTGGGATAATCGCACGGGCTTAGTTAATAATTTACGTTGGATTAGCTTCTATGTGCCAGAAGCACAACAGAATGAACTCGTAGCTCAGATTAATGGTTACTTCCAAAACGCTGGAGCCGCTAAGATTGGTTTAGTATTTGATTATTGGAAAAAAGAAACTGCCGAAAAATTTCTATCTACCTACTTCAAACCATTGCTATCTCGTAGTATGAGTGATGATGTGTTATTAGAAATTGTATACAAAAAAGCAGATAAGGATAAAAAGATTGAGTTGCTTAAAAATATTATTAACCAGAAGGGTGCAAATAGTTTGAATTTTATAAAGAGTTTGGGCGATAATCTGCCGGATCGACAAATGGTTGTAAAATCTTTATTGGCTAAAGTAACGTCTATCCCTTTTGGAGAACAAATTGCAGTTTATGATTATCTGCCGATTCAATTAAGCAAAAATGATCCAGTAGATTTGAAAGATCAGGCAGTAACTCAAATTAAAAATCTTATAAAATCTGATGCACTTGCGTCTCAAGAAGCCGGCTTCAACTTTTTAATCAAGTCTGACTTTTTGGGAGAAGAGAAAAAACGAGAGATTGGTAAAGAAATTCTGGATTGGCTCAGACAACCAGGAAAAATATTAACTTCAGCTCATCATTTTGCCTTAAAAACTGTATCTAGCCTAACAGGAATTATGCAGGAGACTCCCGTTAAAGATTTCGTTTATGTTTTGTTTGATATGTTGAGACCGGATCGTGATAAGAACTCCTTGCAGACTTCTCTTGGAATTTTAGATGAAGTGAAACCAACCTATCCAGCTTATGAAAAAGATTTTAAAGATTTGTTAGCCCGCCTTAAGGACTGGCCTGAGGGTGAGAATAAAGCTTTTGTTGTAGAGCGAATTAAAGGACTTAAAGTGTCTAATCCAAAAAAAGAAGAAAAGGATTTTTGGAAGGAAGTAGAATCTTTAACGGCCGAGAAAGAACCTACAAATACTTAA